Proteins from one Thermodesulfobacteriota bacterium genomic window:
- a CDS encoding FAD-dependent oxidoreductase → MHYTARVKARREAAEGIAVLELVTPSGFTFRPGQWCFLKLPDRGFSDDRGLRRHLSFASAPGDDELVFATKLSGSAFKQTLARLAPGDEIELEEPKGAFGLPDDTGTPLIFLAGGIGITPFRSLLRHAVQQGTGHRIALLYSNRTPEEAVFLDDLTELCAGRPNLRFAATMTRMGDSSRPWNGPTGRIGPDLIRAECPEWERALYLLSGPPPMVDAMAASLMELGISVERVRAEKFAGY, encoded by the coding sequence ATGCACTACACCGCAAGAGTTAAGGCAAGACGCGAAGCGGCAGAAGGGATCGCGGTTCTGGAGCTCGTAACGCCTTCTGGCTTCACGTTCCGGCCCGGCCAATGGTGCTTTCTGAAGCTGCCCGACCGCGGGTTCTCCGACGACCGGGGGCTTCGGCGGCACCTGAGCTTTGCCTCCGCCCCGGGAGACGACGAACTGGTCTTCGCCACCAAGCTCTCGGGGAGCGCCTTCAAGCAGACCCTGGCTCGCCTGGCGCCGGGGGACGAGATCGAACTGGAGGAGCCCAAGGGTGCCTTCGGGCTCCCGGACGACACCGGGACGCCGCTCATCTTCCTGGCGGGCGGCATCGGGATCACCCCCTTCCGCTCCCTGCTCCGCCACGCCGTTCAGCAGGGCACGGGGCACCGGATCGCGCTCCTCTATTCCAACCGCACCCCGGAGGAGGCGGTCTTCCTGGACGACCTCACGGAGCTCTGCGCCGGGCGGCCGAACCTTCGGTTCGCGGCCACCATGACACGGATGGGGGACTCGTCGCGCCCCTGGAACGGCCCCACGGGCCGGATCGGCCCCGACCTCATCCGGGCCGAGTGCCCCGAGTGGGAGCGTGCGCTCTACCTCCTCTCCGGCCCGCCGCCCATGGTGGATGCCATGGCGGCATCTCTCATGGAGCTGGGGATATCGGTGGAGCGGGTGCGGGCGGAGAAGTTCGCGGGGTATTGA